The Paracoccus sediminicola genome has a segment encoding these proteins:
- a CDS encoding UbiH/UbiF family hydroxylase: protein MEAPHRTDILISGGGMAGLIAAAAFGADGHRVICVDPAPPITAEEEGGADLRTTAFLQPSIRLFERSGLWARLSAHAAPLQIMRIIDAGGATPEARLVREFDAADISEAPFGYNLPNWLVRREAAALIDDMPNVEFRPGTGTEELVTREDEAIARLSDGSRIAARLVIGADGRDSVIRNALGIPVRTTRYGQKALAFAVTHELPHRNISTEIHRSGGPFTLVPLPDRDGKPCSAVVWLERGPEVERLLRLPNDTFEAALNARSTGILGHLTPVTRLSSWPIVSQLAARFTGRRTALIAEAAHVLPPIGAQGLNMSLADLSLLLDLSRGEPGSRDSLDEYQRRRWPEARMRMSGIDLLNRTSMIAPRPLRDLRAAGLGALYGIAPVRRLMMRAGLGAGRD, encoded by the coding sequence ATGGAGGCGCCGCACCGCACCGATATCCTGATCTCTGGCGGCGGCATGGCGGGTCTCATCGCCGCTGCTGCCTTCGGGGCCGATGGCCATCGGGTTATCTGCGTCGATCCCGCCCCGCCGATTACCGCCGAGGAAGAAGGCGGCGCGGATCTCCGCACGACGGCGTTTCTGCAACCTTCGATCCGCCTGTTCGAACGTTCCGGTCTGTGGGCGCGTCTGTCTGCTCATGCCGCCCCGCTCCAGATCATGCGCATCATCGACGCGGGCGGCGCCACCCCCGAGGCGCGGCTGGTGCGCGAATTCGACGCCGCCGACATCTCCGAGGCGCCATTCGGGTACAACCTGCCCAACTGGCTGGTCCGGCGCGAGGCCGCCGCGCTCATCGACGACATGCCGAATGTCGAGTTCCGCCCCGGCACCGGCACCGAGGAACTCGTTACCCGGGAAGACGAAGCCATCGCCCGTCTCTCCGATGGCAGCCGCATTGCCGCACGGCTGGTGATCGGCGCCGATGGGCGGGATTCGGTGATCCGCAACGCCCTCGGAATCCCGGTCAGGACCACGCGCTACGGGCAGAAAGCCCTCGCCTTTGCCGTCACCCATGAGTTGCCGCACCGCAATATCTCGACCGAGATCCATCGCTCGGGCGGACCGTTTACGCTGGTCCCCCTGCCCGACCGTGACGGCAAACCCTGCTCGGCCGTGGTCTGGCTGGAACGCGGCCCTGAGGTCGAGCGGCTTCTGCGCCTTCCCAACGACACATTCGAAGCAGCACTGAACGCCCGCTCGACAGGTATTCTCGGGCATCTCACCCCGGTCACGCGGCTCAGCTCCTGGCCGATCGTCAGCCAGCTTGCCGCGAGGTTTACCGGGCGCCGCACCGCGCTGATCGCCGAGGCCGCGCATGTGCTGCCGCCAATCGGGGCGCAAGGGCTGAACATGAGCCTCGCCGATCTGAGCCTGCTGCTCGACCTGTCGCGCGGGGAGCCGGGCAGCCGCGACAGCCTCGACGAATATCAGCGCCGACGCTGGCCTGAAGCGCGGATGCGGATGAGCGGCATCGACCTTTTGAACCGCACCAGCATGATCGCGCCGCGCCCGCTGCGCGACCTGCGCGCCGCCGGTCTCGGGGCGCTTTACGGCATCGCTCCTGTGCGGCGACTGATGATGCGGGCGGGCCTGGGAGCAGGCAGGGACTGA
- a CDS encoding BCCT family transporter has translation MTDADEELNHGIPAPEGQTNLIETDYEIGQNNITTQVGPFGLDIHNPVFVISGLAIVAFVFYALALPEQAENIFGALRPWLTSTFAWFFIGAGNIFVLFCLFLIVSPWGKVRLGGTDATPDYGYPGWFAMLFAAGMGIGLMFYGVSEPMTHFDTSLAGPVVEDGARSDWAPLGGAQGDEQAAINLGMAATIYHWGLHPWAMYAVVALALALFSYNKGLPLTVRSAFYPIFGERIWGWTGHVIDVLAVFATLFGLATSLGYGATQANAGLNFLFGMPVGITSEVLLISGITAVALVSVVRGLDGGVKILSELNMGVAFTLMIFVLIVGPTAAILSIFWESIIAYFGYLPALSQPFAREDANYSQGWTAFYWAWWISWSPFVGMFIARVSRGRTVREFIICVLLIPSFVCILWMSVFGGTAITQFVQDGVTTVKEADLELQLFEMLRGLPLTQITSFIGIVLVIVFFVTSSDSGSLVIDTITAGGKIDAPMPQRVFWCIFEGAVAIALLVGGGLASLQAAVLSTGLPFTVVLLLMCWAIIKGLRSEQR, from the coding sequence ATGACCGATGCGGATGAAGAATTAAACCACGGCATACCCGCGCCAGAGGGGCAGACCAATCTCATCGAGACCGATTACGAGATTGGCCAGAACAACATCACCACGCAGGTCGGACCTTTCGGCCTGGACATTCACAACCCGGTCTTCGTGATCTCGGGGCTCGCCATCGTTGCCTTCGTTTTCTATGCGCTGGCGCTGCCCGAGCAGGCCGAGAATATCTTCGGGGCGCTGCGGCCCTGGCTGACCTCGACCTTTGCCTGGTTCTTCATCGGGGCCGGCAATATCTTCGTGCTGTTCTGCCTGTTCCTGATTGTGAGCCCTTGGGGCAAAGTGCGCCTTGGCGGCACGGATGCAACGCCGGATTACGGCTATCCCGGCTGGTTCGCGATGCTGTTTGCGGCCGGGATGGGGATCGGGCTGATGTTCTATGGCGTGTCCGAGCCGATGACGCATTTCGACACCTCGCTGGCCGGGCCGGTCGTCGAGGATGGCGCGCGCAGCGACTGGGCGCCGCTTGGCGGCGCGCAGGGCGATGAACAGGCGGCGATAAATCTCGGCATGGCTGCGACCATCTATCACTGGGGGCTGCACCCCTGGGCGATGTATGCGGTGGTGGCGCTCGCGCTGGCGCTTTTCAGCTATAACAAGGGACTGCCGCTGACGGTGCGTTCGGCATTTTATCCGATCTTCGGGGAACGGATCTGGGGCTGGACGGGCCATGTCATCGACGTGCTCGCGGTGTTTGCGACGCTGTTCGGGCTGGCCACCTCGCTGGGTTATGGCGCGACACAGGCCAATGCCGGGCTGAATTTCCTGTTCGGGATGCCGGTCGGGATCACATCCGAGGTGCTGCTTATCAGCGGGATCACCGCGGTGGCGCTCGTGTCGGTGGTGCGCGGTCTCGACGGCGGGGTGAAGATCCTGTCCGAGCTGAATATGGGCGTTGCCTTCACACTGATGATCTTCGTGCTGATCGTCGGGCCGACCGCGGCGATCCTGTCGATCTTCTGGGAGTCCATCATCGCCTATTTCGGCTATCTGCCGGCGCTGTCGCAGCCCTTTGCGCGCGAGGACGCGAATTACTCGCAAGGCTGGACCGCCTTCTACTGGGCCTGGTGGATCTCGTGGTCACCCTTCGTCGGCATGTTCATCGCGCGGGTGTCGCGCGGCCGCACGGTGCGCGAGTTCATCATCTGCGTGCTGCTGATCCCCAGCTTCGTCTGCATCCTGTGGATGTCGGTCTTCGGCGGCACCGCGATCACCCAGTTCGTGCAGGACGGTGTGACGACGGTGAAGGAAGCGGATCTCGAATTGCAGCTTTTCGAGATGCTGCGCGGGTTGCCCCTGACGCAGATCACCTCGTTCATCGGCATCGTGCTGGTGATCGTGTTCTTCGTGACCTCGTCCGATTCCGGCTCGCTGGTGATCGACACGATCACCGCCGGCGGCAAGATCGACGCGCCGATGCCGCAGCGCGTGTTCTGGTGCATCTTTGAAGGCGCGGTGGCGATTGCACTGCTTGTGGGCGGCGGGCTTGCCTCGTTGCAGGCGGCGGTGCTGTCCACGGGGCTGCCTTTCACGGTGGTTCTGCTTCTGATGTGCTGGGCGATCATCAAGGGGCTGCGCAGCGAGCAACGCTGA
- a CDS encoding DUF1476 domain-containing protein, producing the protein MTTFDDRERSYEAKFARDADLQFKAEARRNRLLGEWAAELLGKTGEDAKSYALTVVTSDFEEPGDEDVYRKLAADLEGKADEATIRAKMAELTGVARKQIIDES; encoded by the coding sequence ATGACCACTTTCGACGACCGCGAACGCTCATACGAGGCGAAATTCGCCCGCGACGCCGATTTGCAGTTCAAGGCCGAGGCGCGGCGCAACCGGCTGCTGGGTGAGTGGGCCGCCGAATTGTTGGGCAAGACCGGCGAAGACGCCAAGAGCTATGCGCTGACCGTCGTCACCTCGGATTTCGAAGAGCCGGGTGACGAGGATGTCTATCGCAAGCTCGCCGCCGATCTTGAGGGCAAGGCCGATGAGGCCACGATCCGCGCCAAGATGGCCGAGCTGACCGGCGTGGCGCGCAAGCAGATCATCGACGAAAGCTGA
- the purC gene encoding phosphoribosylaminoimidazolesuccinocarboxamide synthase, producing the protein MAPRRKKIYEGKAKILYEGTEPGTLIQYFKDDATAFNAQKKATIEGKGVLNNRLSEFFMQGLTNIGVPNHFIRRINMREQLIRQVEIVPLEVIVRNFAAGSLAKRLGLEEGTQLPRPIVEYSFKNDELGDPMVSEEYVIAFGWASQQDLDDIVSLALRVNDFLSGVFFGVGIKLVDFKIEIGRVWDGDFMRLIVADEISPDSCRLWDVKTGQKLDKDVFRRDLGNLTDAYTEVARRLGLMPANTASLVKPTLIN; encoded by the coding sequence ATGGCACCCCGGCGCAAGAAAATCTACGAAGGCAAAGCCAAGATCCTTTACGAAGGAACCGAGCCGGGCACGCTGATCCAGTATTTCAAGGACGACGCCACCGCCTTCAACGCGCAGAAGAAAGCCACGATCGAGGGCAAGGGCGTGCTGAACAACCGCCTCTCGGAATTCTTCATGCAGGGGCTGACCAATATCGGCGTGCCGAACCATTTCATCCGCCGCATCAATATGCGCGAGCAGCTGATCCGGCAGGTCGAGATCGTCCCGCTCGAGGTGATCGTGCGCAACTTCGCCGCCGGAAGCCTCGCCAAGCGGCTCGGGCTGGAAGAGGGCACCCAGCTTCCCCGCCCCATCGTCGAATACAGCTTCAAGAATGACGAACTCGGCGATCCGATGGTCTCCGAGGAATATGTCATCGCCTTCGGATGGGCCTCGCAGCAGGATCTGGACGACATCGTCAGCCTCGCACTGCGGGTAAACGACTTCCTGTCGGGGGTGTTCTTCGGCGTCGGCATCAAGCTGGTGGATTTCAAGATCGAAATCGGCCGCGTCTGGGACGGCGATTTCATGCGGCTGATCGTGGCCGACGAAATCAGCCCCGATTCCTGCCGGCTGTGGGATGTGAAAACCGGGCAGAAACTCGACAAGGATGTGTTCCGCCGCGATCTGGGCAACCTGACCGATGCCTATACGGAGGTCGCGCGCCGGCTTGGGCTGATGCCGGCCAACACCGCCTCTCTCGTCAAACCCACGCTCATCAACTGA
- the purS gene encoding phosphoribosylformylglycinamidine synthase subunit PurS, whose amino-acid sequence MKARVTIMLKDGVLDPQGEAIRHALAGLGHKGVDGVRQGKIIELDLAETDPDTARTELTRMCEGLLANTVIEKYSIELL is encoded by the coding sequence ATGAAGGCCCGTGTCACCATCATGCTGAAAGACGGCGTTCTCGACCCCCAGGGCGAGGCGATCCGCCACGCGCTTGCCGGTCTCGGCCATAAGGGGGTGGACGGGGTCCGCCAGGGCAAGATCATCGAGCTTGATCTGGCCGAAACCGACCCCGACACCGCCCGGACCGAGCTGACCCGTATGTGCGAGGGGCTGCTCGCCAACACGGTGATCGAGAAATACAGCATCGAACTGCTCTGA
- a CDS encoding nitroreductase family protein: protein MFSRDHIEYEAIDLPDRAEMSDDEMRAASAAFHDLMTRRHTVRDYSDRPVPREIIETCIRTAGTAPSGANHQPWHFVAIADPAIKSRIREAAEEEERRFYDGGAGDEWLRALEPIGTSAEKPHLEDAPWLIVIFAQRWGHFDDGTRFKNYYVPESTGIATGFLLAALHHAGLVSLTHTPNPMKFLNGLLGRPDHEKPIMILAVGHPRDDAKVPKVAKIKKPLDDILTVAE, encoded by the coding sequence ATGTTCTCGCGCGATCATATCGAATACGAGGCCATCGACCTCCCCGACCGCGCCGAGATGAGCGATGACGAGATGCGCGCCGCCTCGGCGGCCTTCCATGATCTGATGACCCGCCGCCACACGGTGCGCGACTATTCCGACCGCCCGGTCCCGCGCGAGATCATCGAGACCTGCATCCGCACCGCCGGAACCGCACCATCCGGTGCCAACCACCAGCCCTGGCATTTCGTCGCCATCGCTGACCCGGCAATCAAATCGCGCATCCGCGAGGCCGCCGAAGAGGAAGAGCGCCGCTTCTATGACGGAGGCGCGGGCGACGAATGGCTGCGCGCGCTCGAACCCATCGGCACCAGCGCGGAAAAGCCCCATCTTGAAGACGCGCCCTGGCTGATCGTGATCTTCGCGCAGCGTTGGGGCCATTTCGACGACGGGACGCGGTTCAAGAACTACTACGTCCCCGAAAGCACCGGCATCGCCACCGGCTTCCTGCTCGCCGCGTTGCATCATGCCGGGCTCGTGTCTCTGACGCACACCCCCAACCCGATGAAATTCCTCAACGGCCTGCTCGGCCGCCCGGATCATGAAAAGCCGATCATGATCCTCGCCGTCGGCCATCCGCGCGATGACGCCAAGGTGCCGAAAGTCGCCAAGATCAAGAAACCGCTCGACGACATCCTGACCGTCGCCGAATGA
- a CDS encoding sulfotransferase domain-containing protein — protein MTLPNLLIIGAQKCGTTWLHKALGKSERFWGSEKKEIMFWTRKSRDLEEYQTHFAGAPEDVAYIYESTPHYFRLPRHGNDTGAEIRNALGNIPLLLMLRDPAERYLSAYTHHMMKGRLPQVAVIDDLVEDHGMLRLGRYAEILDHYRALFSSIHVYLYDDLKTDAHGLIRKVFSDLDMTCDITPEMLAFRTNDKKRKMKRLNISELPVLSDNLRERLNEYYRDEVDRTAEMIGRDLSGWLRPPVKETAGGEAHISQPST, from the coding sequence ATGACCTTGCCGAACTTGCTTATTATCGGCGCGCAGAAATGCGGCACGACGTGGCTCCACAAGGCACTGGGCAAGTCGGAGCGTTTCTGGGGCAGCGAAAAGAAGGAAATTATGTTCTGGACGCGCAAGTCGCGCGATCTGGAAGAGTATCAGACCCATTTCGCCGGCGCACCGGAGGACGTAGCCTATATATACGAATCGACCCCGCATTATTTCCGCTTGCCCAGACACGGCAATGACACGGGGGCCGAGATCAGAAATGCGCTCGGAAATATCCCGCTTCTGCTGATGCTCCGCGATCCGGCGGAACGCTATCTGTCCGCCTATACCCACCACATGATGAAGGGTCGGCTACCTCAGGTCGCGGTGATCGACGATCTGGTGGAAGATCATGGAATGCTGCGGCTCGGTCGTTATGCCGAGATCCTGGACCATTATCGCGCCCTCTTCTCGTCGATCCACGTCTATCTCTACGACGATCTCAAGACCGATGCGCATGGGCTTATCCGGAAGGTCTTTTCTGACCTGGACATGACCTGCGATATCACGCCCGAGATGCTGGCCTTTCGGACCAACGACAAGAAGCGGAAGATGAAGCGGCTCAACATCTCGGAACTGCCGGTCCTGTCGGACAATCTGCGCGAGCGGCTGAACGAGTATTATCGCGACGAGGTCGATAGGACCGCCGAGATGATCGGGCGCGACCTTTCCGGTTGGCTGAGACCACCGGTAAAGGAAACCGCCGGCGGCGAGGCTCACATATCGCAGCCTTCGACCTAG
- the gltX gene encoding glutamate--tRNA ligase, producing the protein MTTTRFAPSPTGHIHVGNLRAALFNYLIARKAGGTFILRFDDTDRERSKQEYMDGIKRDLEWLGIEWTRIEQQSKRLDRYEAVREQLRADGRIYEVFETPGELDLKRKKQLNMGKPPVYDRAGLALSDAEKDALRAEGRQGYWRFRLAHERIEWDDRILGDISIDAASVSDPVLIRADGQVLYTFASSVDDTDMGVTDIVRGSDHVTNTATQIQIIKAIGGTVPVFGHHSLLTGPQGEELSKRLGSLAIRDLREAGVAPEALVSMMSRLGSSQPVELLTMDEIAESFDLSRFGSSPTKFDAEELWPLTRHRNQSLPFEAVRDRIAALDVSDDQAERFWRVASQNITTLDDLAGWWRIFSEGAEPEIAPEDQEFISEAMTLLPPPPYDDNSWSEFTSRVKDATGRKGKGLFMPLRKALTGQAHGPDMGDLMPLLQVVKAKG; encoded by the coding sequence ATGACCACCACCCGTTTTGCGCCCTCGCCCACGGGGCATATCCATGTCGGCAATCTGCGCGCGGCGCTGTTCAACTATCTGATCGCGCGCAAGGCCGGGGGCACGTTCATCCTGCGGTTCGACGATACGGATCGCGAGCGGTCGAAACAGGAATACATGGACGGGATCAAACGCGATCTCGAATGGCTGGGGATCGAGTGGACGCGGATCGAGCAGCAGTCGAAGCGACTGGACCGTTATGAGGCCGTGCGCGAGCAGTTGCGTGCCGATGGCCGCATCTATGAGGTGTTCGAGACGCCGGGCGAGCTGGACCTGAAGCGCAAGAAGCAGCTGAACATGGGCAAGCCTCCGGTCTATGACCGCGCCGGGCTGGCGCTGTCGGACGCCGAAAAGGACGCGCTGCGGGCCGAGGGGCGGCAGGGTTACTGGCGCTTCCGGCTGGCGCATGAGCGGATCGAATGGGATGACCGGATCCTCGGCGATATTTCCATCGACGCGGCGTCGGTCAGCGATCCGGTTCTGATCCGGGCCGACGGGCAGGTTCTGTATACCTTCGCGTCCTCGGTGGACGATACCGATATGGGCGTGACGGATATCGTTCGTGGTTCGGATCACGTGACCAACACCGCGACGCAGATCCAGATCATCAAGGCGATTGGCGGGACCGTGCCGGTCTTTGGCCATCACTCCCTGCTGACCGGACCGCAGGGCGAGGAGCTGTCGAAGCGGCTCGGCTCGCTGGCGATCCGCGATCTGCGCGAGGCGGGCGTCGCCCCCGAGGCGCTGGTGTCGATGATGTCGCGGCTTGGATCGTCGCAGCCGGTGGAGCTGCTGACGATGGACGAGATCGCCGAAAGCTTCGATCTGTCGCGTTTCGGGTCGTCACCGACCAAGTTCGACGCCGAGGAGCTGTGGCCCCTGACCCGGCACCGCAACCAGTCGCTGCCCTTCGAGGCGGTTCGGGATCGCATCGCGGCGCTGGATGTGTCCGACGATCAGGCCGAACGCTTCTGGCGCGTGGCGTCGCAGAACATCACCACGCTGGACGATCTAGCGGGCTGGTGGCGCATCTTCAGCGAGGGCGCCGAGCCGGAGATCGCGCCGGAGGATCAGGAATTCATCAGCGAGGCCATGACGCTGCTGCCCCCGCCGCCCTATGACGACAACAGCTGGTCCGAGTTCACCTCGCGCGTCAAGGACGCCACCGGCCGCAAGGGCAAGGGCCTGTTCATGCCGCTGCGCAAGGCGCTGACCGGGCAGGCGCATGGGCCGGATATGGGCGATCTGATGCCCTTGTTGCAGGTGGTGAAGGCGAAGGGATAG
- a CDS encoding metallopeptidase family protein, whose translation MSEQTPDWTDRTAPSNDDIETIAREVIANLPPAFAPHARDIVLRVEDFAPDDMLDELETDDPLELTGIYDGIPMTEKSPSEPQHFPDTIWLFRRAILDEWAERGDIALPDLVAHVTVHELAHHFGWSDDDIARIDRWWE comes from the coding sequence ATGAGCGAACAGACCCCGGACTGGACCGACCGAACCGCCCCGTCGAATGACGATATCGAGACCATCGCCCGCGAGGTCATCGCCAATCTGCCCCCGGCCTTTGCGCCCCATGCCAGGGACATCGTTCTGCGGGTCGAGGATTTCGCCCCCGACGACATGCTGGACGAGCTGGAAACCGACGACCCGCTGGAACTGACCGGCATCTATGACGGCATCCCGATGACCGAAAAATCGCCGTCCGAGCCACAGCATTTCCCCGACACGATCTGGCTGTTTCGCCGCGCGATCCTCGACGAATGGGCCGAGCGCGGGGACATCGCCCTGCCCGATCTGGTCGCCCATGTGACGGTGCATGAACTCGCCCATCATTTCGGCTGGTCGGATGACGATATCGCACGTATCGACCGGTGGTGGGAATGA
- a CDS encoding 1-phosphofructokinase family hexose kinase, translating to MTQDQAPILTVTLNPALDLSTGADHVRPDVKLRCDAPQVDPGGGGINISRAIAAMGGTSRPLVALGGHTGERMDEMLRAAGLDPIRLDAPGETRQSLVATDRASGLQYRFMMPGPEWDADLVSISFDRIAEHAAQGGYVVLSGSNPPGVPDDYAAQLAQHLRDTGAHLFVDTSGNALKAVSSGGHGVALLRMDRHEAETLAGRPLPERSDTAAFAAALIETGSARSVIVARGSDGNIIVTAEGAWHAEAAPVKIVSKVGAGDSFVAGFTLATARGMPPPDALGLGAAMASATCMTPATRLCRAEDVDRLFGKRIVTRL from the coding sequence ATGACGCAGGATCAGGCTCCGATCCTCACCGTCACGCTGAACCCGGCGCTCGACCTTTCCACCGGGGCCGATCATGTGCGCCCGGATGTCAAGCTGCGCTGCGACGCGCCGCAGGTCGATCCGGGCGGCGGCGGGATCAATATCAGCCGTGCCATTGCCGCGATGGGCGGGACGTCGCGCCCGCTGGTGGCGCTTGGCGGCCATACGGGCGAACGGATGGACGAGATGCTGCGCGCTGCGGGGCTGGACCCGATCCGGCTCGACGCGCCGGGCGAGACGCGGCAATCGCTGGTGGCGACCGACCGCGCCTCGGGGCTGCAATACCGTTTCATGATGCCCGGCCCGGAATGGGACGCGGATCTCGTCTCGATTTCGTTCGACCGGATCGCGGAACATGCCGCGCAGGGCGGTTACGTGGTGCTGTCGGGCTCGAACCCGCCCGGCGTGCCGGATGACTACGCCGCACAGCTCGCGCAACATTTGCGCGATACGGGGGCGCATCTTTTCGTGGATACCTCCGGCAATGCGCTGAAGGCGGTGTCTTCGGGCGGGCACGGCGTGGCGCTTCTTCGCATGGATCGCCACGAGGCCGAAACGCTCGCTGGCCGACCCCTGCCCGAGCGCAGCGATACCGCCGCCTTCGCAGCAGCGCTGATCGAGACGGGAAGCGCCCGATCGGTGATCGTCGCGCGCGGCTCGGACGGCAATATCATCGTGACTGCCGAGGGCGCCTGGCATGCCGAGGCCGCCCCGGTGAAGATCGTCAGCAAGGTGGGCGCAGGCGACAGCTTCGTCGCCGGCTTCACGCTTGCCACGGCGCGCGGCATGCCGCCGCCCGACGCGCTAGGCCTTGGCGCGGCGATGGCCTCGGCCACCTGCATGACCCCGGCAACCCGGCTCTGCCGCGCCGAGGATGTGGACCGCCTGTTCGGAAAACGCATCGTCACGCGGCTCTGA
- a CDS encoding outer membrane beta-barrel protein, protein MAKHLAMGAALLALSTAPAVAQDWSGFYAGAGIGNLEVDTSVDGVKENDMAYGIHAGYRLDAGQWVIGAELENDWTDLELVPGAISVDRVTRLKATAGYDIGPALVYVAAGRANVDVDGLGDEWGGFYGLGAAYAVNERSIVSLEVLEHNFEDIGGSGIDADAWSAGLRASWKF, encoded by the coding sequence ATGGCAAAACATCTCGCGATGGGCGCGGCCCTGCTCGCGCTGTCGACGGCGCCGGCCGTCGCTCAGGATTGGTCGGGGTTCTATGCCGGTGCCGGTATCGGCAATCTCGAAGTCGATACCAGCGTCGACGGCGTGAAGGAAAACGACATGGCCTATGGCATTCACGCCGGCTATCGGCTCGATGCCGGGCAATGGGTCATCGGCGCCGAGCTGGAGAACGACTGGACCGATCTGGAACTCGTCCCCGGCGCGATCTCGGTCGATCGCGTCACGCGGCTTAAGGCCACCGCCGGCTATGATATCGGCCCGGCGCTCGTCTATGTCGCCGCCGGTCGCGCAAATGTCGATGTGGACGGGCTTGGCGATGAATGGGGTGGTTTCTACGGCCTTGGCGCCGCCTATGCCGTGAATGAACGCAGCATCGTCAGCCTCGAGGTACTCGAACATAATTTCGAGGATATCGGCGGCTCTGGCATCGACGCTGATGCGTGGAGCGCCGGCCTGCGCGCCTCGTGGAAGTTCTGA
- a CDS encoding LolA family protein, with protein sequence MKKFALALAPVIALLVSAPAALAEKIPLNNISNYLNSLTTLQSEFTQVNPDGTISAGTVYIQRPNRVRFEYKNSDQLMLASAGQVAVFDAKSNQGPQIYPLSKTPLSIILAPNVNLARQGMVTGHSERKNTTVVTAQDPANPEYGNIEMVFTSPTELRQWVVTDDTGKKTTVILGEMRKGVSFQPSTFVIDSELARRGL encoded by the coding sequence ATGAAAAAATTCGCTCTCGCACTCGCGCCCGTCATCGCCCTTCTCGTTTCCGCCCCCGCAGCGCTGGCCGAGAAGATCCCGCTCAACAACATCTCGAACTACCTCAACAGCCTGACGACGCTGCAATCAGAGTTCACCCAGGTGAATCCCGACGGCACGATCTCGGCCGGGACGGTCTATATTCAGCGGCCGAACCGGGTGCGGTTCGAGTACAAGAATTCGGACCAGCTCATGCTTGCCTCGGCCGGGCAGGTTGCGGTGTTCGATGCCAAGTCGAACCAGGGGCCGCAGATCTATCCGCTGTCGAAAACGCCGCTATCGATCATTCTGGCGCCCAATGTGAATCTGGCGCGGCAGGGTATGGTGACCGGCCATAGCGAGCGCAAGAACACCACCGTGGTGACGGCGCAGGATCCGGCAAACCCGGAATACGGCAATATCGAGATGGTCTTCACCTCGCCGACCGAGCTGCGCCAGTGGGTTGTCACCGACGACACCGGCAAGAAGACCACGGTGATCCTGGGCGAGATGCGCAAGGGCGTCAGCTTCCAGCCCTCGACCTTTGTGATCGACAGCGAGCTGGCCCGCCGCGGGCTGTAA
- a CDS encoding VOC family protein translates to METRFHLAYHVHDLEEARRFYGDVLGCAEGRSTESWVDFDFFGHQISLHLGEAFATAPTGRVGDHMVPMPHLGLVMKQADWQALADRLKAAGTEFILPPQTRFAGEPGEQSTMFFTDPSGNPIEVKGFADWDGIFAT, encoded by the coding sequence ATGGAAACCCGTTTTCACCTTGCCTATCACGTTCATGATCTGGAAGAGGCGCGCCGCTTTTACGGCGATGTTCTGGGATGCGCCGAGGGGCGGAGCACCGAAAGCTGGGTCGATTTTGATTTCTTCGGCCATCAGATCAGCCTGCATCTGGGCGAGGCTTTCGCCACCGCGCCGACGGGCAGGGTCGGGGATCACATGGTACCGATGCCGCATCTGGGGCTGGTGATGAAACAGGCCGATTGGCAGGCGCTGGCCGACCGGCTGAAAGCGGCGGGAACCGAATTCATCCTGCCGCCGCAGACGCGGTTCGCGGGCGAGCCGGGCGAGCAATCGACCATGTTCTTCACCGATCCGTCGGGCAATCCGATCGAGGTAAAGGGCTTTGCCGACTGGGACGGCATCTTCGCGACCTGA
- the dtd gene encoding D-aminoacyl-tRNA deacylase, translating to MRALIQRVTQASVTVDGRVIGQTGPGLLILVCAMQGDEDSAADKLAARVAKLRIFRDEQGKMNRSLVDTGGGALVISQFTLAADTRSGNRPGFSAAAPPAEGEALYRRFAEALGALGPQVATGQFGAEMQVALINDGPVTIWLDSAERG from the coding sequence ATGCGCGCCCTGATCCAGAGAGTTACCCAAGCCTCCGTCACCGTCGACGGCCGCGTCATCGGACAGACCGGCCCCGGCCTGCTGATTCTGGTCTGCGCCATGCAAGGCGATGAGGACAGTGCCGCGGACAAGCTCGCCGCCCGCGTGGCCAAGCTGCGCATCTTCCGCGACGAGCAGGGCAAGATGAACCGCTCGCTTGTCGACACCGGCGGCGGCGCTCTGGTCATCAGCCAGTTCACGCTTGCCGCCGACACGCGCTCCGGCAACCGCCCCGGCTTCTCGGCTGCGGCGCCGCCTGCCGAGGGCGAGGCGCTTTATCGCCGCTTTGCCGAGGCTCTCGGCGCGCTCGGCCCTCAGGTCGCCACAGGCCAGTTCGGCGCCGAAATGCAAGTGGCGCTTATCAATGACGGCCCGGTTACCATCTGGCTCGACAGCGCGGAGCGCGGCTGA